One Argentina anserina chromosome 6, drPotAnse1.1, whole genome shotgun sequence genomic window, attaaaaaaaatagaaatcattaaaaaaagaaatccTAAACAAAATGACATTACCGTGTGTGTTTTGGTGTAATAATTATCAACAGAATTGACATAATTCACCAGCTATTCTTACAACAACTCGGAAAGCAAATTGAGATGTGTCCCTCTTGCCTCAACTGTAAATTACATTGTTGatgtatataaaataatacaTTTAAGCTATTACAAACAAAGAAGTTCCCACACCACTTAAGTTGATATAAAGCAAGTTTAAAAGAGAACCAAAACAGGTAAACCGATTCAAGTGGAATTAGAGCTATTGTGTATAACTATAAGAATATCTGTTTTTATCGTGTAACGCTTCCAAGCCACTTTTCATCAACATATTTGATACTTGATTgcaatttaaaaagaaacaaagcacCATATAAGGATAGAGCGCTAATTTAAAAAAAGGACTGGCCAATAGATtaatacacacacacagagaATGACAAGTCTATAGATATGAAGGGGAAATAGAAACATTTTAAGAAGACACTGTAAACAAGTAATGTGCAAAGATTAAATCCAACAAATATCTCATGGctgtaagaaaagaaaacatacaaTAAGTCTAGACGAATGACAATTGTGTATTTACCAGCTCATCAATTGGAAAACCCTAATCAAATGTCAATAGAAGAAGTGTTACCTGATCAATGCTGTGCCTAAGACTCGACAGATGTTCCTTGATCTGCTCTGATGTGAAGAGTTCAGTTAAGGAAAGACCCGGCTTCACTTCCATAAGATCACACTCTGGTTTTGGCTCTGTTTGGATAAACTCAGTCCTTACTCCTCCGTCTTTAGAATCAACACTAAGGTCTTGAAAAGATAAATTGATACTCCTCGAGCCTGTCCTTCCAGAAACTTGTTTCATACTTCCTATAACATCACGGGTGCTAGAAGGGTCTATTTGCTCCCTCTGATAACCAGCAAATACTCCAGGCAGAACTGGTACATTTTCATCATTGAGTTTAATATTGTCTGCATCACTAACATCATAGTTTCTCATGGAACTGTGTATAGTACTTCCAACTGGTTCCAACCTTGCTTCTTTTACTTCAGAATTAACAGATAAAGGAGATTCAAACTGGTGCTGCAGGTTTGAAAGTCCTTCTGAAATACAGGTCTGAACAACCGATGGAGGCGAGGAAGAAGAATTTTCCCATTTGATTTTCATCTTATCCCTTTTTGAGAAAATCAGTGGATCTTCATTATTTCCAGAACTGAGTCCATCTGAAGTAGGCTGTTCATCACATTCTGACTGTTTTGAAGAAACTTGAGGCTGCAAATATGGATCATACGGTTGAATTTGGTTTTCTTGAGATTTAATTATTACGGATTTTGAGTGTGGCTGAAAGTTTGGAAGTCCTTCAGGAGCCAATAAGTGAAAGCTTTCCTTTTTACTTTCCATCTTCAACCTTTTTGAAGGCATGTCTTCAATATTTCCTAAACAGTGTCCACCTGAAACAGACTGCTGAAAACTTTGTGACTGCTCTGAAAGAACTAAGGGTTGCAAATAGGGGTGATGGGGTCGTTTGAGGTTATTTTGAGACTTTCCTATGATGGATTCAGACTGCAGTATATCCTCATGAGTTGCGACATCAGGGACTTGCATTGCAACATGATGGGGGGTCATTAAGTTAGAATAGGAGAACATTGAACATTCTCCAAACGAAGATGGAGAAACCATGGATTCAGCATTCTCGTTACTCCCCAGACAACTTGTGAGTTTAGAGGCTCCAATTTCACCTGAAAGTATATTGAGAAATGAGGAGGTCAAGAAAAGAAGCAACAGAAACAAAGAGGAGATATTTAAGTGAATACACTTTTCATACATCAGCATAATCTATCAAGCAAGTTAAAAAAGGTAAAGTAGGAGAATTCAATCATAAAGCTTTTAGTCATACCGTGGTCAAGATATTGCTGTTGAACATGACAATTATATGATACATCAAAACTGTACTGGAGGTTCTCGCCATGGGAAAATGTTCCATCATCTAAACCTCCAACAACAGAGAAGTGATTGGCATTGGAATAAGCAGAGACTGATGAACTGTTCTCCAGAGGAAGAACAGTCTCAGATGAACCCTGCCATGAGCCCAATGAGGAAGGCACGTCCACATCACAAGTATTGAATCCATAAGCATCTCCCTGCTTATAATAATCCACAGGGGCCCCTAAAAATATTCAACACATTAGCATACATGATCATACAATAAGCCATTACATATTAGCCTAAATTttaacattaaaatgatgaaatagTTGGTAATCAGTGCCATCTTACCAATGGAGTTGGATCCAGTACTCGAGCAAAGAACAGATGTCTCTGCAGCATTTGAGATGCAATAACCTTGTGGCATCCCTGAAGTTTTCATACGGAAGTCATTTGAACTTCCACCAGACTTTGCACCATACAGATAGCCCTGAACTGCACTTAGCACCCGATCATTCAGAGTCTGCTCATTCACATAGTCGTCCTAAAACACATTCAAAATTTAAACTTCAGAATAACAGCAGTAATATATTGTACAAACTTTAACTAATAAGCCTTCTTTCCCTAAAAAGCAAAGTCACTTAGTCACCCAAACCATATTACAAGGACTGATACGCATTCAATTCAAAAATATAACCAATTGCAATACAAAATCCAGCTAGCATGTGACAAGGTGTCCCCatcaaacataaacaaaaagtaCATGAACACACAGGACTTCTGTAACTGAATTATCAACGTAACACAATAATGGCACACCTGTGAAGCAGCCTCCATAAATAGCTGGGTTTCAATGCCAAGCACAAAATCAGATGCTAGGTGGTTTCCCGCCACATTAGTACACCCCAAGAATCTGTCAGTACTGCAGCTCAACAGATCCAAAACGTCAGAACACAATCGTACCGGCAATCAAACTGTTAACATTACACAACTGCATTACATTTTAATGAATCAAAACGACGAACTTTGCAACACTTACATCTTCTTTCTAATCAAACTACGAAGCCGGCTGACTCCAGGACCTCTTCGCCAATCGACAAAGCCATGCCCTCCCAGAAAATGCAGGCCAGAACCAAATGCCTGAGCTGCATTGTACCTCTTCACATCCATCTCCCTCGTCTTAAGATACTTCATTCATGCTGtaacagtaaaaaaaaatcacattgaGAAAAATTTAACTTTCACATCAACCCATCTTCAAACCCAACATTCTTTCTCCTCCGAATCAAAAATTTCACTTCACAATCCTTCAATTCTCACTTCACCCAGAGCCAATTAAACCCCACCTCCCCAAACCCCCAATCCcaaaaatttcgaattttactgcgcgtaaaaaaaaagtctaaaTTTCAAAGCGGTAATTAAAATTGACGCAACAAGAAGGCAATCAGAATCAGAAAAGCTGTGAAATTGAGTCGAATTCCGGTGACAAcataaaccctagaaattgaaagaagagGGAATTGGGGCAAAACCCTAACAGGTGGGGGTGAAAAGAGAAAGGGTTTAAGGGACGAACCTCAATTTGTTGGTTTGAAAATTGACGGCGGCGGTCCTCGGCTTTTCTCAATCGGTGGTGGGCCACCGCAATTGgggtttcttttttatttatataaagaaaatagagagaaagaggagatGGAGATTCTGAGTTTACCAACCTGCGACTATTTATATAGTAGTGAAACCCCTGCCTGGGAGCTACGGAGTTACCATCTCTTACATCTGTCTACTTACCAAACTACCCTTTTCACTTTCTgctttttgtatatattttctaTATTAGTTTCTATTTGCCAAGTACTTGAAGATATATAAACCATAGGTTATATGATTATCGATACAAAATAACTTCATTTGTTAATTTGTTTTGTACTCTGTCCAAACTAGGATTAGgattattttcaatttaaaaGTGATAATATCAACTATCTTTTTTAATATAGTAATATGAATGACTCgaaaagtaaatatatatcGATTGGGTTTTAAATTCCGTGGGAGATATCAATGCTTCACTGATTTGGTCGGACTTGATGGTAAAGTTCTTTCAAGTGGAAAATGACTTATTGCATGATACTTTGTATGGTCATATTGAGATTGTTCACTCGTCAATATCACTAGTGTGATGTTCCATCATGCACATCAGACTCTCCCTTTTCTTTAATCGCTTTCATATTTTGGGCCAacttattttattaatttgtatggatatatatatatatatataggatttAAAGTAAATAAGACATTAAACAAGGTCCAACAGTAACTGGCAATTTTCTACTCCTTGATTATCAGTTTCTACCTGTACTTGAGAAATGCAGTGTGAAGATTAGTAGTATTTCCTCAAAACAACTACAGTGTGTTCAACAGCTTGACCATAGAAACAAAAAGCAACAAAGGAAATTGTACTTGTTAAACATACAACAAACTATCCCAAAGCAATCAAAACTCATCTAGTCTCATCTAGATCTTTGTACAAATCCCTCTGCTCAATTTCAATCATCTAATTACCATCAAATAAACATCTATTCCTTGTTGTTACATATCACTATCATCACCTCCTACGGTGATGGCGATGCCTATCTACCCTCTCCCAGCTATGACTTGAACTATCAGGGTCATAGTCATTCTTGCTTTCATGACTCAAATAATCTAATTTGTCGGAATCCCTGGTGGGTGAGTATGGAAAAGAAAACTCACTGCTTCTTCTACCTCTCTCTGAGCGGGACCTTCCCAGGGTAGGGCTTCTAGGGGCTGAAGCAATGCTCGCACTGCGTGAATTGTATTCATAACTCCCATATCTCGGAGGATAACTAGATGGCGCATAACCTGGGTCCACACCAGGAGGCCCATCATCTCTATAATCTCGAGTCCACCTCTGCTCACGGTAATGGCCTCTGCTGACAGGCTCAGAATAATGGTTAGCCCTACTGTGCGAGTAGTTCCTCGAGGGATCTGAAAATGAAGCGCTAGGTGCCCAGCGCCTCTCATCCGCATTTTCTGGGATTGGTGCATTCAACCCTGGAAATCCAACCGTCATTTTTCTCTGAGGTTTAGGTAGTTCAGGAAGGTCAGTGTCAACGATTTCCCCATCCTCCTGTTCCACCTTAGTTTCCTCAACACCGTGGATTATTATTCCTGACGGCTGGTCCTCATCATCAACATCTACAATTGTCAAGAAAAGTGTCAAGGCTCCGAAAAATAATCTAACATAAAGAAAATGGAAGTACAATATATTGATGTCACAAACAGTGGATTATCCTAAGAAGAtacaaaaaagtgaaaaacagGATGTCCGCGGGGATGCTTTCCAGGAAATTAGCAGAACATTTTCAACAAACAAAGCAAATGATACCCGTAACCTATGAACAACCAAGCAACAGTTTAAAGTgtcaaaccaaattacactaAATTGCGTCCATGAATTCAGGTACATTTCTAACCTAGAATTCTGATGTATCTTTAATGCACTTATAGGCAGACTTAGATGTGAAATATTTCATACAAATGATATAATGTATAAAACTAACtccataaaaattaaatttattattcATCACATATACTTtagctgagagagagagagagagagagagagagagagagagttatgCCAGAGGGAAGTGAAGAAAAACCTCTTGCTGTTAACATTTAAATACAATTAACACCAGCCACCCCATTGGTTAGTCATAGgaactgaagaaaaaaaacataaatatatgTTCACTGAGCTTAAATTTGATCTTCTTAATGTGCTCCTCTGAAGTCAGCCCAGGAGAAAGGGGAAAGAGGCTGTAATTCTGGGGCACTACAGCATTTTAAACTCTAAATTGGTTACTGGTGACAGCATACaatgagaaaaaagaaatccaTTAGTTACCTAAATATCCAGGTGGGTATCCAATTTCTCGCATTCTGTTAAGCCAAGGAGGTGGATCAAGTTCCTACAGAATTGTCAAAATCacagaaattttaaatataacataaaataaaaaagaattttTTCTTGACAAGAATGAAAGCTCCAGAAAAGAAAACCAAACTTTAACATGTGACCGGCAGAGTCTTCATACTCAAGTAAACATGTTAAATAGATATGATCTTTAATGTAGCGTCTATCCTTGCTAAGACAGTTCAGAAAAGGTTTGCAGTCATAACTCAAGAAGTGATGAGTTACAGAGCTTCAGCTGTATGAAAGTTAAAGGTGGGATGCAGGTTCAACTTTCTTCACGGGTGGCTAAATTGGAGGGGTTTAAACCCCTGATGGTCCTGACCTATCCTAACCTAACCCTGACCCAGATCCCCACCCTCCCAGACCACTTGTGCTAACTCAATTAAGTTAATGTATAATTGCAAGGTAACAGCCATCACAACCTTACATCACTTCCTCAacaaaatctaacatactaatAGGTCTGGGGCTGGGTAAAATACTCCTTACAACTGACTTTATTCACAGTTGCACATTATAAGCCTATCTTCTTGATGATGCAAATCACAGTACAATATCACAGTTCAAGTCTGGCATTCTAGTGGCATTGGGAAGAGAAGCTGAATGAATAATTGACAGTATCTGGATTGTAATGCCAAACTAGCATCAATAAGATTTAAACAAGTCTCCTTGTTATGGCTTACCCCAAGACCCAAAAGCTTCCTTGTCTCAGCATCGAGAGCACCAGGCCTAAGACCATCGTATTTTCCAGCTGGGGAATTCTGATAATAACGAGTTGAGTTGCGAGAATTAGgagcttgattttttttaatcttgaGCTGTTTGCGGGCATTATTGACAGCAACATGGTCACGAGGCTTGGGGCATTCCCTCAAAGCATGATTATAAGAACCACAATTGAAACAACGGCTAGCATCATCTATAATCTCCAAGCCTCTGAAAAGTTCCGAACGAAAAGATGTATGAAAATCTAGGGCATCTGAACAAAACTAAATGTTGCTTATAAGTAGAAGTAGAAATGAATTCCAAAGACAACcttgacattcaattttttcaCCAATAGATATAACAATCATAAAATGACTAGATCATAGATTTTAGTGAGGCCAAGAAGAGAACAAGTGAAGCACAGACTCAGATCTGGTGAACAAAAGACAACACATAAGTACTGTTCTTTTGGTCCACTCAATGATTAGCAAAGTTCCAATGTCAAAGAGTCCAATTGATACTGGCACTTTGTTAAGCACAGAATAGATGTCAAGTTCTTATGATGATGCTGGATGGCCATCGATAATCCAAGCTGATATTCTGTTTACCAGTCATCTTAGTTCACACAATCATGCCTTTAATTTGAGTAGCACGATAATATTTGTAAGGGAAGTTGGAAATTTACCCCTCCTGATTAGTTGAACTACTGGCCATAGTCAAGCCTAAGGCATAACCACGATCATACAGAGGCGCATTGTTGCTATCCGAAGGCAATGTTTCCATGTTCTGTGCTGTCCCAGTTTGGTTGTCCATCCAAAAAGACTGCCCAGGAAAGCTTATTCAGAAACACTGATTACTGAACGAAAAAATGATGTGTACAAACGAGTAAAAGTGAACAGAAAATAGCTTCAGGCATCTAAAAATCTCAAAATAGGGAAGGTGAGTACAGAAGGTTTTTCTCAGGAACTGCAATCAGTGGCTTATAACGTGAAAAAAGCCATCATAGTATTTTTGAACTACCTATATTAATCAACTACAGCTTGAGCAATGCACCACTGAGTATTAAATATACATATCTTTGTCTTACCCTTTACCCCATGTCTCTTGGCGAAGTAAAGGAAAGTTAGAAAAGGGGAAGGACATGAATATACAGATTGAGCAATGCACCACTGACTATCAAATATACATGTCTTTTGTCTTACCCTTTACACATCTGTTGGGTAGGAAAAGGAATGTCAAAATAGGGGAAGGACGTATGAAAGATACAAACCTTTCGgcaagccaaaaaaaaaaccacaaaaTCTGAAAACCAGAAGACAAATATAGAGCAAAGCAGACAATAGAATAGGAGGAGACTCACCACCCCAGACGTCCTCTCTGTGCCAACATGAAGAGCAGGAAATAGTGTCTCTTCACCTGATTCTAACACTTGAGTAGGATCCTGAATATCATCATGTAATTAAAGTAGTATGTTAACACCAAAGAGAGCCATAATGTAGACAAAAGGTGGTGCATAATAACACATCATGATTTAGCTAAAAAATCAATATCAGTAACATCCTTCCATGTGACTCTAAATTAAAAACCTCACATTCTCTACGAAAATCTTCCTTTCACTCCATATAATGTCTTGTTCTCTAACTAAACTAGCTtaaaattcaataattttgTATGATTATAATTCAACTTCGAATTTTAAAAGAAATTATGAGTGAGTCTTACTTGAGATGCAGAAACATGTTTGGCATGCCACTCTGACCACTGCCGTAACAGTTCTTCAAGCTTGTGTTTACTAGCTCTAAAATATTGAAACATTGTGCTTAGAAAATTTAGAAAACCACAATTACAGGCATAACATTGCTATTGATACCGTATAACTATATACTTTTGATATATTTGTCTGAAATCACAGAAAATGTTATGCAACAATAGTTACTCCAGCTAACCTTGTTAAAGAATTATATGTTATACGCACTGAAACTTGCTGCTCCTCCACTGTGGTTCGAGCTCTTTTTAAAGGAGGGAGGTTGTTTATATCCTCGATTTCCATATCTGAATTGTGATCAACCAATTCATTGGCAAGGCTTGCTTCGCATTGAGCAGTGCTCTCGCACCCTAGATTCTCACTGTTCGGTTTATCTTCTTTCTCCTCAGACTTAGTAAGTTGAGCATCAACCTCTTTAGAGTCCTCATTATTAAGCTCGCCATCCTCAAAGCCAGAGTCACCGGAATCCGGGAGAGCAATAAAATCCTTAGAATCCATTCCGATCAAAGAAGCAATTCCTTACTACAACAGCTCACACTGCATTACATGAACAATCATCATTACTCCACAAAACTGAGTAAAGTATCAGACTTCATAAATCAATACCCCTAAACATACCCATCAAAGAAAACATGTAGATAGATATAACTAACACTAATCTTCCAGAATTTAACAGACACTTAACTGAAACTAAACTCACATTTCAGCTAGAAAAACACAGCCAAATCTTTAACTACCCAAATTCTAACACAAAGAAGCAATCTTTAAAGCAGCAACAAACTCCAAGACAATGGCATATGATAGTTAATGGATTCAGTCTCCTTCTACCAATAAAGCTTAAGCCTTTAAGCTAAAATCACCCACTATAAAACCTGGGTATCTCGAAAACCAATCTGGGAAGATACATCTAGTGGAAGAAAACTTGGAATTGGGGATTTGAAGTGTAAAGGTAGAACCTTGGAATCTGGGGTTGAGtgagattagggttttgtTGAAATGCCACGCCCCAGCTGAATTGGGAATTAGGGTTCCGGCACTCTCTGTCGTCGTCGCCGCCGCCGTAGTGGCAGCTGTTTATTTCTCGAGTCAAGAGTAATGAGTGGATGCGTCCTTTtaattctttttgttttgtttcctttTGTATTTTAAGAGAGGAGATTTTTGGTCAATTTGTGAATATAGGAATTGAAGAGCGCCAATCTTGAGCATGTGCAATTGGTCAAGTTTCACCATCCAAgacaataaatttaaaatattccAAGATAGATTCAAAATCTTGATTCTTCAACTTCTGTtcaatacttcaatatgtGATTATGGCCTAACTAAAGTTGGTTAATGCAAAGATACAACTTAGAAGGACATGTGATGTTGAGTAATGTGTAATGAGTTTTAGTTCACTCATATGTAATATCTAGTCAAAATCATCATTTAAAATAAACACATAATAAGTTCTCAAAAATATAAACacatataataataatgatcTTACCATCATGAGATGGACCTTTGATCGGGTTAGACAAGTGGTGGGGGTGAAGGAGTCTCGAGTTAGAGTGATCTATGTACATGGTTCTGTAACTCTAGCATGCGAGTATTATTTCTAGTTTCTAGCTTCTGCTGTTTAATTAGTTGAGGACATAGTCCTTCTCTTCTTCAAAGAGAAGCTCCTACCACCAATCCTCATCTCATGCAAAGACTGTACTTCACCCTCATCATGATCCACAAATCTTCTTGAAGAAGAAGCTGTCTCGGAAGAACTCTTCCGATGATCCTTTGTAAAGGACTCACTCTCACTTGAACTCTCTTGTTCCAAAGGTTCTTTCCCCTTGTCTTCATAAGAAGTCCAGCTACTCTCCCCATCACTGCTATGTTCTTTGGGAGATGATGCATCACTCAATGTGTGAAATACAGCGACGCTCTTTTTCTTAGCTCCTTGAAAGTGGCTTCTTGATTTCCCATCGTAcaaaggaagaagagattTTGACCTTGAGGTGATCCTATCCCTTCCCAAACTATAGGTTGTTGATAACTTCCTCTGGATGCCTTCCCTTTCTTGTAACAGACTGCCTAATTTCTCAAGCGCCTCATTGTCGGCCACTGCTTCATTTGCTGCCTTTTGCTCAAGTTCTGTAATTGTCCTATCGAATGCCTTCTTTTTAAGTCGAAGAGAACGCTGAAATTAGGACAAAAAGGGTAGCAAACTAGTAGAAGCATCTCTGGTCATTGTTAAAACATAAGCAAAGGCAGAGTAGCTGAATATACAAGGATACAAAACTCACTCGTTTTTCAAGAAAAGTACCAAGGTTTTGACCTTGAACCTTCTTTTTACTCCAAAATATACAACAGAACCGCACAAGTCCAGCTAGTAGTACCAAGATTACAGATTCAAAGAGCAGGAACAAGAGTATTGCCCTTTGACTACCTGAAGATGATTAAGTAAGACTAACTTGACCTTCAAGTTCAAAATTTACAATAACAGCATATTCCAAGTCATATAGAATCACTACTAATTACCTGTGTAGATGTTGGCAAGCTTCGGCCTTACTTGGGAGCAGCTAGACATAAACTTTTGACCTatgttttaagaaaaaaaattatgttaacTAGAAATCTATGAGAAAAATTAGAATTGTGCCATTGTGGAGTTGGTTCTTACGCATAGAACGGCATGCCAGTGGGTTTCCGGTCTCTGCAATCATTGATGAAAAACAAATGGTCATTATATTTGTCCTTACATATTTGCGGACTTAAAAAAATAGCACAAAAATTGTTGAACAATAATCTTACTTGAAGCAGCAACAAAGGCAAGAACAATCCTTTCGTCCAGTATAAAATGGTGGAGATCACTATGAGAAATCAAGGATGAGAATTGAGCACCTGGTAAAATAAACCACTGGAAGCATTTAGAGTGCTAGCAAAGCAGTGAAAATGGTATGTAAAAAGTAGCAGGGGAGCACTGAAATTACCAGGATATCTTCCAGACCAGTAGATGGACCCGGTTGCTGGAACATACAAGGTAAAGACTACACCTTTTGGTTTCAATGCTGAAACAAATGTATATTCACCTACTGTGTGACTGATCTTCCCCTCCATTTCAGTCTGAGCAATATAAACTGCAAAGCCAGTGCAGTCAAGAAATGGAGTGACTTGGATAACTGAATTTATTGCAGCTGCTTTCGAGAATTTCTTAAGAACCCCAGTTGGCGAAAATGTATATAGGTACCCATCTAAGGAGCCAATAGATATCCAACCTGTAAAAGTGTATAAAGTAGCAGAAAGGCAAATATGTTAACTGGTTATAATGACCAAGATCAACCTGAAAATGACTTCATACAAAAGAGTTACCATTAGAATCGACAACAGGTGTGTGATCTGCTGTACTTAGTGGCCCAATAATTCCTTCCCACAGCACATTTCCTGAAGAAACATCTAGTGCCAACAAACGAGCCTTGGTTGGAACAGAAATATACAACCGACCATTGTTTCCAGGAGTTATAGAGAAAACTTTCTCATATGAACTTAAATCCTGGATCCATTTGAAATGAGGACTACGAATAGATAAAGAGTACAGTTCTCCTGCAGTATTGGATATCTGCAAATCAAAAAGGGGAAATGTGCATGTTTAATGTTTGCCACACTGTAAATTGTTCATCTGACAAATAAAACTGAAAGATTAACACAGTTATGGCACCTCTCATAAATTATACACattcttcatagacaaaggtTCATATTATTTGATTTCTCAATTAAAGATTGTATTGTAGTCCTCTTTTCAGGTCTGTATTGTTTGCATCTATTTTTCGCATCATGTTATGTGCAGAAATatttaagaaaattaaaaggGACGAGCAGACCTTACATATAGACTAGCCTCACATTGATCAATCACAGGGACGGAGTTAAAGTAACAATCTGCAATGTTCTTCCTACAACCCTGTTGATATCCATGTTGATCGATCACTGGTCCAGCACTCCAGAGCAACTGTCCACGCGACGTGTATGCAAAGAGACCCCTACGCCTAATGTTTACATACACAGATGAACTTACTGTGCTAACTGCCAACCCAACAATCTCACCATCTCCTTCTTTAGTTGGTTCTGTACTGAGTAAAACTTCTGCAGATGGTTTAGAAGTTCCATTGTTGAACAAGCTCACCTGAAGCACCCTATTATTATCTGCAACGAAATacatctgaaaagagttgcaAACGTCAACAACTTTACAAAACCAAATTGATAGTATATTAGACATTTCCCATTTTTGTAACAATATCCTATATTAAAATGTTCAACTAAATCTTTCGAGTTCTAGTGGTGCTCAAGTGCTATAGTAGTGCTCCAACTTTCTCGAGTAATGTTCCAATAACTACTATAAGGACTCGAAATTTGCAAGAACTCTTTGAAAATCTCATACATTTTCTTTACCACCATGAACTGGAGGCATATCAAAACTGCAAGTATAATTCAAATGCAGGATCCAAGCAATAGTCCCATTACTTTCAAATGCGAGCAAATCTTTCTCAGAGCAAGCATAAACTTTCCCATCATGACCAATCAGAGGCCTCGAAAGTCTACGATAACTAATTTCCTTACCTGAAACAAAGCATCCATCAATGAATAAGAACCCTAACCCTATGAATAGCCTAAGGTTTTAGTAGAGCATATACAAAATGAACACACAGAACTTCAGTACCAGGCTGAGAATGGGTTAAAGCCAAGAAGACCAAGAAGCTCAGTAACACCAGAGATGGGAACATCGCCATTGTAGAGAACTAGAGATTGAAGAGGAGAGAACAATGTATCAGTGTGACAGTGATAGAGGACATGAAAAGTTTTAACAGTTACTTTTAACTGCTCCATGACGTGGGGGACAAATATGAAGAGCAGCACTGGATGAAAAAAACAGACGACGTCGTAAAAAGCATATTCCATCCTCCCGCGTAGGAAGCGCGTCCAACAGACATTGGTGAGGCTGTAAATTAACAAAACACATAGGGATAAAATTGTCTTTTCCTGACACACCGATCTGTCAACGGCTGAAATCCGGGAACATTGGGCACATATCCTAATATTTTGTAAGAGTATATTGTTttgcacaaaaaaaaaaacgcccGGTAACGCGCGGAAGATGTCGGGTCCGAGCTTAAAACAAACCGGTACGTTGTCAAAAAGACTATTTTACCCTTTGTGGATTTAAAAATAGCCAGTCAAATCCCAAAAGAGCACCGCTTCATAAAACCTTATACGACGTCTTCAGACATGTCGTTTCTCTTTTCATGGGTGCTAAACCCTTTCGTTTTTGCCCTCTCTTTTCTTGTTTG contains:
- the LOC126798357 gene encoding uncharacterized protein LOC126798357, which gives rise to MDSKDFIALPDSGDSGFEDGELNNEDSKEVDAQLTKSEEKEDKPNSENLGCESTAQCEASLANELVDHNSDMEIEDINNLPPLKRARTTVEEQQVSVRITYNSLTRASKHKLEELLRQWSEWHAKHVSASQDPTQVLESGEETLFPALHVGTERTSGVSFWMDNQTGTAQNMETLPSDSNNAPLYDRGYALGLTMASSSTNQEGGLEIIDDASRCFNCGSYNHALRECPKPRDHVAVNNARKQLKIKKNQAPNSRNSTRYYQNSPAGKYDGLRPGALDAETRKLLGLGELDPPPWLNRMREIGYPPGYLDVDDEDQPSGIIIHGVEETKVEQEDGEIVDTDLPELPKPQRKMTVGFPGLNAPIPENADERRWAPSASFSDPSRNYSHSRANHYSEPVSRGHYREQRWTRDYRDDGPPGVDPGYAPSSYPPRYGSYEYNSRSASIASAPRSPTLGRSRSERGRRSSEFSFPYSPTRDSDKLDYLSHESKNDYDPDSSSHSWERVDRHRHHRRR
- the LOC126797353 gene encoding protein GAMETE EXPRESSED 3, which translates into the protein MAMFPSLVLLSFLVFLALTHSQPGKEISYRRLSRPLIGHDGKVYACSEKDLLAFESNGTIAWILHLNYTCSFDMPPVHGGKENMYFVADNNRVLQVSLFNNGTSKPSAEVLLSTEPTKEGDGEIVGLAVSTVSSSVYVNIRRRGLFAYTSRGQLLWSAGPVIDQHGYQQGCRKNIADCYFNSVPVIDQCEASLYISNTAGELYSLSIRSPHFKWIQDLSSYEKVFSITPGNNGRLYISVPTKARLLALDVSSGNVLWEGIIGPLSTADHTPVVDSNGWISIGSLDGYLYTFSPTGVLKKFSKAAAINSVIQVTPFLDCTGFAVYIAQTEMEGKISHTVGEYTFVSALKPKGVVFTLYVPATGSIYWSGRYPGAQFSSLISHSDLHHFILDERIVLAFVAASKTGNPLACRSMRQKFMSSCSQVRPKLANIYTGSQRAILLFLLFESVILVLLAGLVRFCCIFWSKKKVQGQNLGTFLEKRRSLRLKKKAFDRTITELEQKAANEAVADNEALEKLGSLLQEREGIQRKLSTTYSLGRDRITSRSKSLLPLYDGKSRSHFQGAKKKSVAVFHTLSDASSPKEHSSDGESSWTSYEDKGKEPLEQESSSESESFTKDHRKSSSETASSSRRFVDHDEGEVQSLHEMRIGGRSFSLKKRRTMSSTN